A window of the Streptomyces albireticuli genome harbors these coding sequences:
- a CDS encoding fumarylacetoacetate hydrolase family protein, protein MKLLRVGPAGGERPALLEDDGTLRDLSSVVPDVDGRLLADRAALERVRASVGARILPVLDPVGLRTGPPVARIGKIVGVGVNYRDLAAETRVPIPAEPVLFLKAPDTVVGPDDTVLVPYGSEKTDWEVELAVVIGRTARLLDTDEEALAAVAGYTVVHDVTERAFQFERGGSWDKGKNCETFTPLGPWLVTPDEIPDPQALSLRLWVNDTLMQDGTTADQIFPVAHVVRYVSRFMTLYPGDVITTGTPAGSAVGRPEPKPFLRAGDVVELEVEGLGRQRQELKDARPGE, encoded by the coding sequence ATGAAGCTGCTGCGTGTGGGACCCGCGGGCGGCGAACGCCCGGCGCTGCTGGAGGACGACGGGACGCTGCGCGACCTGTCGTCCGTCGTGCCCGACGTGGACGGCCGGCTGCTGGCCGACCGGGCCGCGCTGGAGCGCGTACGGGCCTCCGTCGGCGCCCGGATACTCCCCGTCCTCGACCCCGTCGGCCTGCGGACCGGCCCGCCCGTCGCCCGTATCGGCAAGATCGTCGGGGTGGGCGTGAACTACCGCGACCTCGCCGCCGAGACGCGCGTCCCCATACCCGCGGAGCCCGTGCTCTTCCTGAAGGCCCCCGACACGGTCGTCGGCCCGGACGACACCGTGCTCGTCCCTTACGGCAGCGAGAAGACGGACTGGGAAGTGGAACTGGCCGTCGTCATCGGCCGCACGGCCCGCCTCCTGGACACCGACGAGGAAGCCCTCGCCGCCGTCGCCGGCTACACCGTCGTCCACGACGTCACGGAGCGCGCCTTCCAGTTCGAGCGCGGCGGCAGCTGGGACAAGGGCAAGAACTGCGAGACCTTCACCCCGCTCGGCCCCTGGCTCGTCACCCCCGACGAGATACCCGACCCGCAGGCCCTCTCCCTGCGCCTGTGGGTCAACGACACGCTCATGCAGGACGGCACCACCGCCGACCAGATCTTCCCCGTCGCCCACGTCGTCCGGTACGTCAGCCGGTTCATGACCCTGTACCCCGGCGACGTCATCACCACCGGCACCCCGGCCGGCTCCGCCGTCGGCCGCCCCGAACCCAAGCCGTTCCTGAGGGCCGGGGACGTGGTGGAGCTGGAGGTCGAGGGCCTCGGCCGCCAGCGGCAGGAGCTGAAGGACGCGCGTCCGGGCGAGTGA
- a CDS encoding sodium:solute symporter family protein, with the protein MNSVVLSASATDTTVATTVFVVFMLLTVALGLLAVRGRGAGGGLAEWSVGGRSMGTVFIWVLMAGEGYTSFSYLGAAGWGYNHGAPVLYVIAYMSCGYALGYVVGPTLWSYAREHGLVTITDMVAHRYNRPWLGTLVAVLATVCLLPYIQLQITGMGVVVSTISYGAISLNWAYFIAFAVTTGFVVVSGLRGSAWVSVLKDVLVIGTLGFLAVYVPLHYFDGYGPFLDRVVAEKPDWLTFTGHGGSGLGGSWFVTTSFLNSLTVVIFPTTVAGYLGARNADALRRNAVLLPFYNVLLFVPMLLGMAAIFVVPGLTGPSSNLALFKLVVDSLPAWTVGVIGVAAALSSIVPMAVFMLVIGTMWGKSVLGAIPRLAGRPDRQRLAAQVVVVVAGVLALILTYATPNTLVRLSLISYEGMAQLVPMILLGLLWRKLNLWGALSGLAVGGTLVCVLVFTENDPVWGVNAGAVALVANVAVALAVSWLVPAPADARPDEEVLAKDPGPEESVPGRVTV; encoded by the coding sequence ATGAACAGCGTCGTCCTGAGCGCGAGCGCGACCGACACCACCGTCGCCACCACCGTCTTCGTCGTCTTCATGCTGCTCACCGTCGCGCTCGGCCTGCTGGCCGTCCGCGGCCGGGGCGCGGGCGGCGGCCTCGCCGAGTGGTCCGTGGGCGGCCGCAGCATGGGCACGGTCTTCATCTGGGTGCTGATGGCGGGCGAGGGCTACACCAGCTTCAGCTACCTCGGCGCGGCCGGCTGGGGCTACAACCACGGCGCGCCCGTGCTGTACGTCATCGCGTACATGTCCTGCGGCTACGCGCTCGGCTACGTCGTCGGCCCCACCCTCTGGTCGTACGCGCGCGAGCACGGCCTCGTCACCATCACCGACATGGTGGCCCACCGCTACAACCGGCCGTGGCTGGGCACGCTGGTCGCGGTCCTGGCGACGGTCTGCCTGCTGCCGTACATCCAGCTCCAGATCACCGGCATGGGCGTGGTCGTCTCCACGATCTCCTACGGCGCGATCAGCCTGAACTGGGCGTACTTCATCGCCTTCGCCGTGACGACGGGCTTCGTCGTGGTGAGCGGCCTGCGCGGCAGCGCCTGGGTGTCCGTTCTCAAGGACGTCCTGGTCATCGGGACGCTGGGCTTCCTCGCCGTCTATGTGCCGCTGCACTACTTCGACGGCTACGGCCCCTTCCTGGACCGGGTGGTGGCGGAGAAGCCGGACTGGCTGACGTTCACCGGCCACGGCGGCAGCGGCCTGGGCGGCAGCTGGTTCGTGACGACGAGCTTCCTCAACTCCCTGACGGTCGTCATCTTCCCGACGACCGTCGCCGGCTACCTCGGCGCCCGCAACGCCGACGCCCTGCGCCGCAACGCGGTGCTGCTGCCCTTCTACAACGTCCTGCTGTTCGTGCCGATGCTGCTCGGCATGGCGGCGATCTTCGTGGTGCCGGGGCTCACCGGTCCGTCCTCCAACCTGGCGCTGTTCAAGCTGGTGGTGGACTCGCTGCCGGCCTGGACGGTCGGCGTGATCGGGGTCGCCGCGGCGCTCTCGTCGATCGTGCCGATGGCGGTGTTCATGCTGGTCATCGGCACGATGTGGGGGAAGAGCGTGCTCGGTGCGATCCCGCGGCTGGCCGGCCGCCCGGACCGGCAGCGGCTCGCCGCGCAGGTCGTCGTGGTGGTCGCGGGCGTCCTCGCCCTGATCCTCACCTATGCCACGCCCAACACTCTCGTACGCCTCTCCCTCATCTCCTACGAGGGCATGGCCCAGCTCGTCCCCATGATCCTGCTGGGGCTGCTGTGGCGGAAGCTGAATCTGTGGGGCGCGCTGAGCGGTCTCGCCGTGGGCGGGACGCTGGTGTGCGTGCTGGTCTTCACCGAGAACGATCCGGTGTGGGGCGTGAACGCGGGGGCCGTGGCGCTGGTCGCGAACGTCGCGGTGGCGCTGGCGGTGTCCTGGCTCGTCCCGGCGCCGGCCGACGCGCGGCCGGACGAGGAGGTACTCGCGAAGGACCCGGGACCGGAGGAGTCGGTCCCGGGCCGGGTGACGGTCTAG
- a CDS encoding YidC/Oxa1 family membrane protein insertase, producing the protein MSAFTFSVSLFPTLFSSLGSLLLKVGEELAPLFGASGTAAAVVLLTLLVRLALHPLARSAARGDRARAELAPRVAELRRKHARDPERMMRAVRELHAKAGVSQFAGIGPVLAQAPVLFAMFHLFSTGSGGAELLDRTLLGTRLGGRWADALGAGGPFGAQGLVYVGLFALVAAVATWTYRTARAAAKAGAGADAGAGPDALPGMAGFAKVAPLLSFGMLVTVALVPLAAGLYLVTSSTWTAAERAFLRKLRTPDATAPAGGRGRRHGSAT; encoded by the coding sequence ATGTCCGCGTTCACCTTTTCCGTTTCGCTTTTTCCCACGCTCTTCTCCTCGCTCGGTTCGCTGCTCCTGAAGGTGGGTGAGGAGCTCGCTCCGCTCTTCGGCGCCTCCGGCACGGCGGCGGCGGTCGTCCTGCTCACCCTCCTCGTGCGGCTCGCCCTGCACCCGCTGGCCCGGTCCGCGGCCCGTGGTGACCGGGCGCGGGCCGAACTCGCCCCTCGCGTCGCCGAACTCCGCCGGAAGCACGCCCGTGACCCCGAGCGGATGATGCGGGCGGTGCGCGAACTCCACGCGAAGGCGGGCGTCTCCCAGTTCGCGGGCATCGGGCCGGTGCTCGCGCAGGCGCCGGTGCTGTTCGCGATGTTCCACCTGTTCTCCACCGGCTCCGGCGGTGCGGAACTGCTGGACCGCACGCTGCTCGGCACCCGGCTGGGCGGCCGCTGGGCGGACGCCCTCGGGGCCGGCGGGCCGTTCGGGGCGCAGGGCCTGGTGTACGTGGGGCTGTTCGCGCTGGTCGCGGCCGTGGCCACCTGGACGTACCGGACGGCGCGCGCGGCGGCGAAGGCCGGCGCCGGAGCGGATGCCGGTGCCGGGCCGGACGCCCTGCCGGGCATGGCCGGGTTCGCCAAGGTGGCCCCGCTGCTGTCCTTCGGCATGCTCGTCACGGTGGCCCTGGTGCCGCTCGCCGCCGGGCTCTACCTGGTGACCAGCAGCACCTGGACCGCGGCCGAGCGGGCCTTCCTGCGCAAGCTGCGCACACCGGACGCGACAGCGCCCGCCGGGGGCCGGGGACGCCGTCACGGTTCCGCCACGTAA
- a CDS encoding heme-degrading domain-containing protein, with product MSAEVSRVENEAPGVEDPGAEDEISRLEADEQRLVFDHFGNDDAWELGSLLVGLARERGAPVTVGIRRGPQRLFHCALPGTSADNDAWIDRKSRVVERYAESSYLVGARFRAKGRTFEESSRLDPDRYAAHGGAFPVRVRGTGVVGVVAVSGLRQGDDHALVVEGLGRFLG from the coding sequence ATGAGTGCGGAGGTGTCCCGCGTGGAGAACGAGGCCCCCGGAGTGGAGGACCCTGGCGCGGAGGACGAGATCTCCCGCCTGGAGGCGGACGAACAGCGGCTGGTCTTCGACCACTTCGGCAACGACGACGCCTGGGAGCTGGGCTCCCTCCTCGTCGGCCTGGCGCGCGAGCGCGGCGCGCCCGTCACGGTCGGCATCCGGCGCGGCCCCCAGCGCCTCTTCCACTGCGCCCTCCCCGGCACGTCGGCCGACAACGACGCCTGGATCGACCGCAAGTCCCGCGTCGTCGAGCGCTACGCGGAGTCGTCGTACCTGGTAGGAGCCCGCTTCCGCGCGAAGGGCCGCACGTTCGAGGAGTCGTCGCGGCTGGATCCGGACCGGTACGCGGCGCACGGCGGGGCGTTCCCGGTGCGGGTGCGGGGGACCGGGGTGGTGGGGGTTGTGGCGGTGTCGGGTCTGCGGCAGGGGGATGACCACGCGTTGGTGGTGGAGGGGTTGGGGCGGTTCCTGGGGTAA
- a CDS encoding winged helix-turn-helix transcriptional regulator: MKEPLPADMFDAELCPSTLNPIRFGDKWAALVIRCLEQGPRRFSELRVPLARVTPKVLTQSLRSLERDGLVKRTVFDEATPHVEYELTPLGRSMLQPMAAACAWAEEHWDELLDARESYEAGAGAG, from the coding sequence ATGAAGGAGCCGCTGCCCGCCGATATGTTCGACGCCGAACTGTGCCCGTCGACGCTCAACCCGATCCGGTTCGGCGACAAGTGGGCCGCGCTCGTCATCCGCTGCCTGGAGCAAGGCCCGCGCCGCTTCTCCGAACTGCGCGTGCCCCTGGCCCGCGTCACGCCCAAGGTCCTCACCCAGTCCCTCCGCTCCCTCGAACGCGACGGCCTGGTCAAGCGCACCGTCTTCGACGAGGCCACCCCCCACGTCGAGTACGAGCTGACCCCGCTCGGCCGCAGCATGCTCCAGCCCATGGCCGCGGCCTGCGCCTGGGCCGAGGAGCACTGGGACGAACTCCTCGACGCCCGCGAGTCGTACGAGGCCGGCGCGGGCGCCGGCTGA
- a CDS encoding DUF6412 domain-containing protein, with product MSAAVRAHAGVLLFLLAELLLGQSGLMGAVAVALTASAVAVSAVSALLLYAAVAAARTGGPLTPTRIRTTMRDRELRTAFLAQRDPDARGRRRPRAPGRPLRTGRTGALCY from the coding sequence GTGAGCGCTGCGGTCCGTGCGCACGCCGGCGTGCTCCTCTTCCTGCTGGCGGAGCTCCTGCTCGGCCAGAGCGGCCTGATGGGCGCCGTAGCCGTCGCACTCACCGCGAGCGCCGTCGCGGTCTCCGCCGTCTCCGCGCTCCTGCTCTACGCCGCGGTCGCCGCCGCCCGCACGGGCGGCCCCCTCACGCCGACGCGCATACGCACGACGATGCGGGACCGCGAGCTGCGCACGGCGTTCCTCGCCCAGCGCGACCCCGATGCCAGGGGCCGCCGCAGGCCCCGCGCGCCCGGCCGTCCCCTCCGGACGGGCCGTACGGGCGCGCTCTGCTACTGA
- a CDS encoding FAD-dependent monooxygenase translates to MNYDVVVSGGGPVGLMLACELRLGGARVAVLERLTEVDQTVKGGAITTPSAEALYRRGMLPALAEVQRQSMERFRAFMRERSDGGGGEAPGQGLGYVGHFAGIMLRADLVDRTGPDFGDAGPAADIILVSQQEIERILGERADQLGVEVRRGVELTGFDTDDEGVTVRTSGGAIRAGWLVGCDGGRSTVRKLAGFEFPGTDPEITCHQAVVEMTGAEDLTVGWTATDTGVYAHGPMPGRIVTVELDGPPADRNAPVTAEDLQERLRRVSGVDVTITEVRTATRFTDHARQVTEYRKGRVLLAGDAAHVHSAFGSQGLSLGVGDAMNLGWKLAAVVAGRAPEGLLDTYTAERHPVGAGVLDWTRSQIAAMRPDPQSRALRKIVSDLAETVTGTTYLAARLAGAVVRYELPGEHPLTGRSAPDLGLADGSRLADHLHGGRALLLDLTDDPELRARAAGYAGRVDIVTARCPSRPELAGILVRPDGFTAWASDAGASGLAEALGEWFGVPERVVVAG, encoded by the coding sequence ATGAACTATGACGTAGTGGTGTCCGGGGGCGGCCCGGTCGGACTGATGCTGGCGTGCGAGCTGCGGCTCGGGGGTGCGCGGGTGGCCGTTCTGGAGCGGCTCACCGAGGTGGACCAGACGGTCAAGGGCGGGGCGATCACCACGCCCAGCGCCGAGGCGCTCTACCGGCGGGGCATGCTGCCCGCGCTGGCCGAGGTGCAGCGGCAGTCGATGGAACGCTTCCGGGCGTTCATGCGGGAGAGGAGCGACGGGGGCGGGGGCGAGGCCCCCGGCCAAGGGCTGGGGTACGTCGGTCACTTCGCCGGGATCATGCTGCGGGCCGACCTGGTCGACCGTACGGGGCCGGACTTCGGTGACGCCGGGCCCGCCGCCGACATCATCCTCGTGTCGCAGCAGGAGATCGAGCGGATCCTCGGGGAGCGGGCGGACCAGCTCGGTGTGGAGGTGCGCCGGGGGGTGGAGCTGACGGGCTTCGACACGGACGACGAGGGCGTCACCGTGCGGACGAGCGGTGGAGCGATACGCGCGGGCTGGCTCGTGGGCTGCGACGGCGGCCGCAGCACGGTCCGCAAGCTCGCGGGATTCGAATTCCCGGGTACGGACCCGGAGATCACCTGTCACCAGGCGGTCGTGGAGATGACGGGCGCCGAGGACCTGACGGTCGGCTGGACCGCCACGGACACCGGGGTGTACGCCCACGGGCCGATGCCGGGCCGCATCGTCACCGTGGAGCTCGACGGGCCGCCCGCCGACCGGAACGCGCCGGTCACCGCCGAGGACCTCCAGGAGAGGCTGCGTCGCGTCTCGGGCGTGGACGTCACGATCACCGAGGTGCGGACCGCGACCCGCTTCACCGACCACGCCCGTCAGGTCACCGAGTACCGCAAGGGCCGGGTGCTGCTGGCGGGCGACGCGGCGCACGTGCACTCGGCGTTCGGCAGCCAGGGGCTGAGTCTGGGCGTCGGGGACGCGATGAACCTCGGCTGGAAGCTCGCGGCCGTGGTCGCCGGCCGGGCGCCTGAGGGGCTGCTGGACACGTACACCGCCGAGCGGCACCCGGTCGGCGCGGGGGTCCTGGACTGGACCCGGTCCCAGATCGCGGCCATGCGCCCGGACCCGCAGTCGCGGGCCCTGCGCAAGATCGTCAGCGACCTGGCGGAGACGGTCACGGGCACCACGTACCTCGCCGCGCGGCTCGCCGGCGCCGTGGTGCGGTACGAACTGCCGGGCGAGCACCCGCTGACCGGCCGCAGCGCCCCTGACCTCGGACTCGCGGACGGCAGCCGCCTCGCGGACCACCTCCACGGCGGCCGGGCGCTGCTGCTCGACCTCACCGACGACCCGGAGCTCCGGGCCCGCGCCGCCGGATACGCCGGCCGTGTCGACATCGTGACGGCCCGCTGCCCGTCCCGTCCGGAACTGGCGGGGATCCTCGTCCGGCCGGACGGCTTCACGGCCTGGGCGTCGGACGCGGGGGCTTCGGGGCTGGCGGAGGCGCTGGGGGAGTGGTTCGGGGTGCCGGAGAGGGTGGTGGTGGCGGGCTGA
- a CDS encoding DUF397 domain-containing protein produces the protein MAVHNLPHCGWRKSSYSIDEGDNCVEAQLIANDLVAIGDSKDRLRGAFVFTPHAWATFLHSIRTGALRAQSSRRA, from the coding sequence GTGGCAGTCCACAATCTTCCCCACTGCGGGTGGCGCAAGTCCTCGTACAGCATCGACGAGGGTGACAATTGCGTCGAGGCACAGCTGATCGCCAACGACCTCGTCGCCATAGGCGACAGCAAAGACCGCCTCCGAGGCGCGTTCGTCTTCACACCCCACGCCTGGGCAACCTTCCTGCACTCCATACGCACCGGAGCCCTCCGGGCTCAATCGTCCCGGCGCGCCTGA
- a CDS encoding helix-turn-helix domain-containing protein, translating to MGYSARRTARRRKLGAELRALREAASVSIEEAARAIHGERTKISRQETGRHRVTRLELETLFTLYGAEDEKLRQWLIALSAEGTGRNWWRQHGDTFTDDFKEALTLESDAARIAVFQSRVIPGLLQTQEYATAVIAGSSPELSAQRLNFHVDIRMSRQSIFLRGNPPRYTAVMTEGVIRQQIGGPKVLIEQLRHLLTLGETPDVTIQIIPYSQSEFTSAGGSFVLYSYPDPLDFDVVQVAYLHGDLYSEEDETAAKYRKAFERLQASALSPRKSAELIASVSHELERE from the coding sequence ATGGGGTATTCAGCACGCCGCACAGCCCGCCGTCGGAAGCTGGGCGCCGAGCTGAGAGCCCTCCGCGAAGCGGCCAGCGTCTCGATCGAAGAGGCGGCGAGAGCCATCCACGGGGAGCGCACGAAGATCAGCCGCCAGGAGACCGGGCGGCACCGGGTGACCCGGCTTGAGCTTGAGACCCTGTTCACCCTCTACGGGGCCGAGGACGAAAAGCTTCGTCAATGGCTCATCGCGCTCTCCGCCGAAGGCACCGGGCGCAATTGGTGGCGCCAGCACGGCGATACGTTCACCGACGACTTCAAGGAAGCGCTGACCTTGGAGTCCGACGCGGCGAGAATCGCGGTGTTCCAGTCGCGAGTGATCCCCGGGCTGCTTCAGACCCAGGAATATGCAACCGCCGTAATCGCGGGCAGCTCACCGGAGTTGTCCGCACAGAGGCTCAATTTCCATGTTGACATCCGGATGAGTCGACAGAGCATCTTCCTCAGAGGGAACCCACCGCGCTACACGGCAGTCATGACGGAAGGCGTCATCCGACAGCAGATCGGCGGCCCCAAGGTATTGATCGAGCAGCTCAGGCACCTGCTGACGCTGGGCGAGACCCCGGACGTCACGATCCAGATCATCCCCTACTCCCAGAGCGAGTTCACGAGCGCAGGCGGGTCCTTCGTCCTGTACTCCTACCCCGACCCATTGGACTTCGATGTTGTGCAGGTGGCCTACCTTCATGGCGACCTGTACTCGGAGGAGGATGAGACGGCGGCGAAGTACAGGAAGGCGTTCGAACGACTGCAAGCTTCCGCACTGTCGCCTCGGAAGTCCGCCGAGCTAATCGCCTCGGTCTCACACGAACTGGAACGGGAGTGA
- a CDS encoding Gfo/Idh/MocA family oxidoreductase, which yields MDGTPDTDGTPDTPRTPLRVGLIGYGLAGSVFHAPLIAGTEGLVLDTVVTANPDRQRQAAAEHPGVRTVPDTDALFARAAELDLIVIASPNRTHVALARTALEAGLPVVVDKPLAARAAEAEELAELAEERGLLLSAFQNRRWDNDFRTVQRLVRDGALGEVYRFESRFERWRPRPKGGWRESGDPAEIGGLLYDLGSHVVDQALALFGPAATVYAETDVRRPGAEADDDTFIAITHTSGVRSHLWVSATTAQLGPRFRVLGSVAGYVKYGLDPQEAALREGRRPADDRAAWGVEPECAWGRLGSGESPLTGGGDPVRTLPGDYPAYYAAIAEALRTGGEPPVTAREAAEALRVLEAARVSATEGRTVRVREEVSAV from the coding sequence ATGGATGGCACCCCTGACACCGACGGCACCCCCGACACCCCCCGTACGCCCCTCCGGGTCGGCCTCATCGGCTACGGCCTGGCGGGCTCCGTCTTCCACGCCCCGCTGATCGCCGGCACCGAGGGCCTCGTCCTCGACACGGTCGTCACCGCGAACCCCGACCGGCAGCGCCAGGCCGCGGCCGAGCACCCCGGGGTGCGGACGGTCCCGGACACGGACGCGCTGTTCGCCCGCGCGGCCGAACTCGACCTGATCGTCATCGCCTCGCCCAACCGCACCCACGTCGCGCTGGCCCGCACGGCCCTCGAAGCGGGGCTGCCGGTCGTCGTCGACAAGCCGCTCGCGGCGAGGGCCGCCGAGGCGGAGGAGCTCGCGGAGCTGGCCGAGGAGCGCGGGCTGCTGCTCAGCGCCTTCCAGAACCGCCGCTGGGACAACGACTTCCGCACCGTCCAGCGGCTCGTCCGGGACGGTGCGCTCGGCGAGGTGTACCGCTTCGAGTCCCGGTTCGAGCGCTGGCGGCCGCGGCCGAAGGGCGGCTGGCGGGAGTCGGGCGACCCGGCCGAGATCGGCGGCCTGCTCTACGACCTGGGCAGCCACGTCGTCGACCAGGCACTGGCCCTGTTCGGCCCGGCTGCCACGGTCTACGCGGAGACGGACGTGCGCAGGCCGGGGGCCGAGGCCGACGACGACACGTTCATCGCCATCACCCACACGAGCGGCGTCCGTTCCCACCTGTGGGTCAGCGCCACGACCGCCCAGCTCGGGCCGCGGTTCCGGGTCCTCGGCAGCGTGGCCGGCTATGTGAAGTACGGGCTGGACCCGCAGGAGGCGGCGCTGCGGGAGGGCAGGCGCCCGGCGGACGACCGCGCGGCGTGGGGCGTGGAGCCCGAGTGCGCGTGGGGCCGGCTGGGCTCCGGGGAGTCGCCCCTGACGGGCGGCGGCGACCCGGTGCGGACCCTGCCCGGCGACTACCCGGCCTACTACGCGGCGATCGCCGAGGCCCTGCGCACGGGCGGCGAGCCGCCGGTGACGGCGCGGGAGGCGGCGGAGGCGCTGCGGGTGCTGGAGGCGGCGCGGGTGTCGGCGACGGAGGGCCGCACGGTCCGGGTGCGGGAGGAGGTGAGCGCGGTATGA
- a CDS encoding NAD(P)-dependent oxidoreductase, which translates to MNIVIFGAGGRAGRQAVAEARRRGHRVTAVVRDPGAHAGLAGLTGVRVVAGDVTDAADVERVAVGHDAAISAAVDLTARPGEFFTAASRALTAGLAEAGVGRLVVVGLASILPGASGVPLMDEPGYPNEYRSFYLGHAAGLDELRTGDLDWAYVAPAGDFDHEGGPVGGYRFAEHGDPGSRITYADFAPALVDEAEAPSRHRETVTVRKA; encoded by the coding sequence ATGAACATAGTGATCTTCGGCGCGGGCGGCCGGGCCGGACGGCAGGCCGTGGCCGAGGCGCGGCGGCGCGGGCACCGGGTCACCGCCGTGGTGCGCGATCCCGGGGCTCACGCCGGGCTGGCCGGGCTGACCGGTGTGCGGGTGGTGGCGGGCGACGTCACAGACGCGGCGGACGTCGAGCGGGTGGCGGTGGGGCACGACGCCGCGATCAGCGCGGCCGTGGATCTGACGGCACGGCCGGGGGAGTTCTTCACGGCCGCGTCCCGCGCGCTGACCGCAGGACTGGCGGAGGCGGGGGTGGGGCGCCTGGTGGTCGTGGGGCTGGCGTCGATCCTGCCCGGGGCGTCCGGCGTGCCGCTGATGGACGAGCCGGGCTACCCGAACGAGTACCGCTCATTCTACCTCGGCCACGCGGCGGGCCTCGACGAGCTGCGGACCGGCGACCTGGACTGGGCGTACGTGGCCCCGGCGGGCGACTTCGACCACGAGGGCGGGCCCGTCGGCGGCTACCGGTTCGCGGAGCACGGCGACCCGGGCAGCCGGATCACCTACGCGGACTTCGCGCCGGCGCTGGTCGACGAGGCCGAGGCGCCGAGCCGCCACCGGGAGACGGTCACCGTGCGGAAGGCGTGA
- a CDS encoding MerR family DNA-binding transcriptional regulator, giving the protein MRIGDLARRAGVTTKAVRYYESLGLITPGRLANGYRDYAEGDVRLVREIRNLGQLGIPVERTRPFLECLAAGGEHGDDCPSSMAGYREAIDDLTRRIDGLAARREALVAQLRTSAYRNSIATCDGGGPMDRTNGVNGVNGGHGVNGAHERLPAGLPVPEDDGAADHLPGLVLPPLELAATDGSTVRLDRLGPGRTVLYLYPLTGRPDVDLPEGWDAIPGARGCTPEACGFRDHHQELLEAGAERVFGLSSQDSAYQGEVVARLGLPFSMLSDPGLGVAGALGVPTFSAGGVELFRRLTMVVRGGRVEHVFYPVFPPDEHAGQVVEWLRGRG; this is encoded by the coding sequence ATGAGGATCGGCGACCTGGCGCGCCGGGCCGGTGTGACCACCAAGGCGGTGCGGTACTACGAATCGCTGGGGCTGATCACGCCGGGCCGGCTGGCCAACGGGTACCGGGACTACGCCGAGGGCGACGTCCGGCTCGTACGCGAGATCAGGAACCTCGGGCAGCTGGGGATCCCGGTCGAGCGGACGCGTCCGTTCCTGGAGTGCCTGGCCGCCGGGGGCGAGCACGGCGACGACTGCCCGTCGTCGATGGCCGGATACCGCGAGGCCATCGACGACCTGACGCGGCGGATCGACGGGCTCGCGGCTCGGCGGGAGGCGCTGGTGGCGCAGCTGCGGACGTCCGCCTATCGCAACAGCATCGCCACTTGTGACGGAGGAGGACCTATGGACCGTACGAACGGTGTGAACGGCGTGAACGGTGGGCACGGCGTGAACGGCGCCCACGAGCGGCTTCCGGCCGGGCTGCCCGTGCCCGAGGACGACGGCGCGGCCGACCACCTGCCGGGTCTGGTCCTGCCCCCGCTCGAACTGGCCGCCACGGACGGGTCGACGGTCCGCCTCGACCGCCTCGGCCCCGGCCGCACCGTCCTCTACCTCTACCCGCTGACCGGCCGCCCGGACGTCGACCTCCCCGAGGGCTGGGACGCCATCCCCGGGGCCCGGGGCTGCACGCCGGAGGCGTGCGGCTTCCGCGACCACCACCAGGAGCTGCTGGAGGCGGGGGCGGAGCGGGTGTTCGGGCTGTCGAGCCAGGACAGTGCGTATCAGGGGGAGGTGGTGGCGCGGCTGGGGCTGCCGTTCTCGATGCTTTCGGATCCGGGGTTGGGGGTGGCGGGGGCGTTGGGGGTGCCGACATTTTCTGCGGGTGGGGTGGAGTTGTTCCGGCGGTTGACGATGGTTGTTCGGGGTGGGCGGGTGGAGCATGTGTTTTATCCGGTGTTTCCGCCGGATGAGCATGCGGGTCAGGTGGTGGAGTGGTTGCGGGGGCGTGGCTGA
- a CDS encoding DUF6255 family natural product biosynthesis protein produces the protein MRKCEHRGRWTHRAGESRCEECGTVRFTDYGPLRLPEPPDAVKPDPARARRTDVAAALWVARMPRRREWWSVVTPTPTWALQTA, from the coding sequence GTGAGGAAGTGCGAACACAGGGGCCGGTGGACCCACCGCGCAGGCGAGTCACGGTGCGAGGAGTGCGGAACGGTCCGTTTCACGGACTACGGGCCGCTGCGGCTGCCGGAACCGCCGGACGCCGTCAAGCCGGACCCGGCGCGGGCAAGAAGAACGGACGTCGCGGCAGCGCTATGGGTGGCGAGGATGCCGAGACGCAGGGAGTGGTGGAGCGTCGTCACGCCGACGCCGACGTGGGCGCTACAGACGGCCTGA